A region of the Bryobacteraceae bacterium genome:
CTCGAAATCTGCGCCGCCAATCTGAAACCGATGGAGCGCGCCGTGCTGCGCGAGTTTTCCGGCCGCAGCCGCATCCCCATCCTGACCTGCGGCCCGCTGCTGGCCCGGTTCGGCACGGCGCCCGTGCCCTCGCTCGGCGGCTGCCGCATCGGATCCCGCCCGGTGGATTTCCACCTCCGCGCCCTACAGGACCTCGGCGCCACCCTGCATGAGGAGACCCACGACGCCCATCTCACCGCCTCCCGGCTCCAGGGCAACAAGATCCGCCTGGACTACCCGAGCGTGGGCGCCACCGAACAGGTGATTCTCGCCGCGGTCCGCGCCGAAGGCGTGACGGAACTGTCCAACGCCGCGGTCGAGCCGGAAATCATGGACCTGATCATGGTGCTCCAGAAGATGGGCGCCATCATCAGCGTCGACGTCGACCGCGTCATCAAGATCGTGGGCGTGCGGGAGCTACGCGGGTTCGATCACCACGCCATCCCGGACCGGCTGGAAGCCGCCTCCTGGGCCTGCGCCGCCGTCGCCACCAACGGCCGCATCTATGTGCGCAACGCCCAGCAGTTCCCGATGATGACGTTCCTGAACCGCTTCCGCCAGATCGGCGGCGAGTTCCGCGTCGATGAACATGGCATCGAATTCTGGCGCGCCGGACAGCGCCTGCGCTCCACGGCGGTGGAAACCGACGTCTATCCTGGCTTCTCCACCGACTACCAGCAGCCCTTCGTCATCGCCCTCACCCAGGCCGAAGGCGTTTCCATCGTGCACGAAACCGTTTACGAGGACCGCTTCGGCTACGTCGAAGCGCTCAGGCGCATGGGCGCGCAGATCCAGCTCTACCGTGAATGCCTCGGCGGCCTGCACTGCCGCTTCGGCCAGCGGAATTACAAGCACTCGGCGGTGATCGTCGGCCCTACGCCCCTGCGCGGCGCCGATATTGAAATCCCCGACCTTCGGGCCGGCTTCAGCTATCTGATCGCCGCGCTCGCCGCCGAAGGCGAGTCGCGTATCACCAACACGCGCATCATCGAGCGCGGCTACGAGAACATCACCGGCAAGCTGCTGGCTCTCGGCGCCGACCTGCGCTCCTGAGGCGCGCTTCGCGCCGCTGCATGGGCGCCCCGGAGGTGCATCAGGGCCGCGAGCGAAGGGCGAGTGGCGCCCGAAAAACGGGCGGCCGTGGCGTGCGGCTCCAGCCCGCGCGCGACGATCACACAACCGTTGCGTCCGATTGGCCGGGCAGGCGAGCTCCACTCGCGCCATAGAATGCGTGCCACGGGCGGGCATCGTTTCGAAACAGGTATATCAGCGGCGGCGGAAGAGCCAGAGCAGCACGGAGAAGACAAGGCTCAGCAGCAGACTGGTCATCAGGGGGAAGTAGAAGACGCTGTTCCTGCCCCGGATGACGATGTCGCCGGGCAGCCGCCCGAGACGGAGCGGAAGCCTCGGGAACAGATACAGCAGAAGCCCGGTGAGAAACAGGGCGAGACCAAGGATCATCAGGCTGCGGCCAAGCTGGCTGATCATGGGACCGTGGCGCGCCCGGAACAGAACGGCGCGCTGATCTCATGGTAATCGCAGCCGGGGCGCCGATGCGGAGCCCCGGGGAAGCAACGCGGCCGCGCCGGCATGATTGCGGTTTCGAAGCGGACGCATTCCCGGCTGGCGACGCCCGTTCACGGTTCACATGGATGCCTTGATCGGCTGAAGGTCTTCTTCGAGTGTGGCAAGGATCAGGTCGGTTTCGTGAGCCAGCTTCAGTCGGGAAAGTGAGTCGCGCGCTGGCGGCGCCTGTCTGGCATCCTCGTCAGCGATGGCGTGCCCGGCGGCGTTGGCCACGTCGTTGGCGACGGCCAGAACGAGGCTGAGGGGCTGTACCCCGCCAGGACGGCGTTCCGGGTCCAGCTCGGGATGATGGTGATAGAGAACCGCCTTCTGAATGGGCGCCGGGAGGTTCCAGCGCGCCAGCGCCGAAGCGCTGAGCTCGGCGTGGCTTGTGTCGATGATGGCGTACTCGCACTGCACCAACGGCTTGCCACTGGAGACTCGCATGGCATGAATGCGCTGAAACTCATCGGGCAGCGCGGTGGCGATCATCAGCCTGCCCAGATCGTGCAGCAGGCCTGCGGCAAAGGCTCCTTCCGGGTATTCGATGGGCG
Encoded here:
- the murA gene encoding UDP-N-acetylglucosamine 1-carboxyvinyltransferase, yielding MVLRGGKPLAGEVTLRGAKNALPKIMVAALLTDQKCVLRNVARIVDVGITAELIHALGGEVSEPEPGVLEICAANLKPMERAVLREFSGRSRIPILTCGPLLARFGTAPVPSLGGCRIGSRPVDFHLRALQDLGATLHEETHDAHLTASRLQGNKIRLDYPSVGATEQVILAAVRAEGVTELSNAAVEPEIMDLIMVLQKMGAIISVDVDRVIKIVGVRELRGFDHHAIPDRLEAASWACAAVATNGRIYVRNAQQFPMMTFLNRFRQIGGEFRVDEHGIEFWRAGQRLRSTAVETDVYPGFSTDYQQPFVIALTQAEGVSIVHETVYEDRFGYVEALRRMGAQIQLYRECLGGLHCRFGQRNYKHSAVIVGPTPLRGADIEIPDLRAGFSYLIAALAAEGESRITNTRIIERGYENITGKLLALGADLRS